A segment of the bacterium genome:
ATGCTCGTCCTGCGGCAGCCGATCGGCGTCGCGTTGCTGATCACGCCGTGGAACTTCCCGGCCGCGATGGCGACGCGCAAGATCGGCCCGGCGCTCGCCGCCGGCTGCACGGTCGTCCTGAAGCCGGCGACCGAGACGCCGCTCACCGCGCTCGCCGTCGCCGCCATCCTCGCCGAGGCCGGAGCGCCGCCGGGCGTGGTCAACGTCGTGCCGACGACGCGCAACGCCGCGGTGGCCGCCGCCATGCTCGCCGACCCGCGGGTGCGCAAGCTGTCGTTCACCGGTTCGACGGAGGTCGGCCGGCTCCTGCTCGCCCAGGCGGCGCAGCGGGTGGTGAAGTGCTCGATGGAGCTCGGCGGCAACGCGCCGTTCATCGTCTTCGCCGACGCCGACCTCGACGCCGCGATCGCCGGCGCCATGATCGCCAAGATGCGCCACAACGGCGAGGCCTGCACGGCGGCGAACCGCTTCTACGTCGAACGCGCCGTCGCCGACGAATTCAGCGACCGGCTGGCGCGCGCCATGGGCGGGCTCGCGATGGGCAACGGCCTCGACCCGGCGGTGCGCGTCGGCCCGCTGGTCAACGCCGAAACGCGCGCCAAGGTGGCGCGCCTGGTCGACGCGGCGCGCGGCGCCGGGGCGCGCGTGCGCGTCGGCGGCACGGCGCCGAGCGGCCCGGGCTTCTTCTATCCGCCGACGGTGCTGGATCGGGTGGCGCCCGACTCGCCGATCCTCGCCGAGGAGATCTTCGGCCCGGTGGCGCCGGTGGTCGCCTTCGACGCCGAGGAGGAAGCGATCCGCCTCGCCAACGCCACCGAGTACGGACTGGTGTCGTACGTCTACACCCGCGACCTCGGGCGCGCGCTGCGCGTCGCCGAGGCGCTCGAGGCGGGGATGGTGGCGCTCAACCGCGGCATCGTCTCCGACCCCGCGGCGCCCTTCGGCGGCATCAAGCAGAGCGGACTCGGGCGCGAGGGCGGCCCGGAAGGGATCCTCGAGTACACGGAGACGAAGTACGTCGCGGTGAGCTGGTAGCGCCTCCGCCGCGCGCCAGGCGCGCGGGCCGCCATCCCGCGCCCCTGCCGCGACCGTGTTCGACGAAATCCCATGTGCTCGACGAATACCATTGACTCTCACCAACCGCGCCGGTAACTCCACCGGCAATGCAGTCGTTCCGCCACATCGCGATGTGTTGTTGTCCGCAGGCCTGGGAGGCCTCTCGCGCCGGTGGTTACGCTGCGCCTGCTGCCGTCTGTCGCTGACGACGGCGCTACAACGCTGAACTGACCAAAGGCCCGGGAGGACGAATCCTCCCGGGCCTTTTCTTTTCGCGCCCCCGGCGCGGCTGGAGCGGCACTCGCCGCCCCCCGCGTCCGGCAACCACCAACCCATTCGGAGGAGAACACCCATGAAGACCTTTCTCGCTGCCCTGCTGTTGTTCGCCGCGCCCGCCTTCGCCGGCGATCAGCTCCTCAACGTCTCGTACGACCCGACGCGCGAGCTGTGGAAGGCGGTGAACGCCAGATTCATCCCCGCCTGGCAGCAGCAGACGGGTCAGACGTTCGAAATCAAGCAGTCGCACGGCGGCTCCGGCTCGCAGGCGCGCGCCGTCGTCGACGGCCTAGAGGCCGACGTCGTGACCCTGGCGATGTGGCCGGACACCGAGGCCATCCGCAAGGTCGGCCTGATCAGCGACGGTTGGGAGAGCCGGTTCCCGAACAACTCGACGCCCTACACCAGCACGATCGTCTTCCTGGTGCGCAAGGGAAATCCAAAGGGGATCAAGGACTGGAAGGACATCGTCAAGCCGGGTGTCGAGATCGTCACCCCGAACCCGAAGACATCGGGCAACGGCAAACTGAGCTTTCTGGCCGCCTGGGGCGCGGTGCTGGCCGGCGGCGGCAGCGAGGCCGACGCGAAGGAGTTCGTGACCAAGCTCTACCAGCAGGCCCCGGTGCTCGACGCCGCGGCGCGCGGCGCCAGCGTCACCTTCGCGCAGAAGGGCATCGGCGACGTGCAGCTCACGTGGGAGAACGAAGCCCACCTGCAGCTCAAGGAGACGCCGGGCGAGTTCGAGATCATCTACCCGTCGGTCAGCTTCCTGGCCGAGCCGCCCGTGGCGGTCGTCGACGTCAACGCGCGGCGGCACGGCACCACCGACGCGGCCACTGCCTACCTCAACTTCCTCTACACCCCGGAAGGCCAGGAGCTGATCGCGCAGAACTTCTATCGGCCGATCGATCAGACGGTGGCGGCGAAGTACCAGTCCACCTTCCCCGCCATCAGGTTCTTCACGGTCGATGCGGTCGCAAAGGGTTGGAACGATGCCTACGCAAAGTTCTTTGGCGACGGACAAGTCTTCGACGCCATCTACCAGCAGAAGTGACGTCATGCGGCCGACGTACGAGGAGCTGACCATGTTCATCGCCGACCGCGACCGTCCCGATCGCGCGCCGCAGATGCCGCTGCTCGGGCTCCTCTCCGGGCTGACCCTGGCGCTGGTCCTGTGGAGTGGCATCGCCTGGTTGGTGCTGGGCGTCCTGCGCTGAGCGTGGCCATGTCGGACGTCAACCGCCGCGTGCTGCCGGGGTTCGGCCTCAGTCTCGGCTACGCCTCCACGTACATGGGCCTGCTCATCATGCTCCCCATCGCCGCGGTGCTGGTGAAGTCCTCGAGCCTCGGCTGGGAGGAGTTCGTCAGCGCGGCGTGGTCGTCGCGGGCGCAGGCCGCCTACGCGCTCACCCTCGGCGCCTCCTTCGTCGCCGCGTTGGTCAACATCCCCTTCGGCATCCTCATCGCGTGGGTGCTGGTGCGCTACGAGTTCCCCGGCCGGCGGGTGCTCGACGCCATCATCGACCTCCCCTTCGCGCTGCCGACCGCCGTCGCCGGCCTGGTCTATTCGAGCCTGTACGTGGCGAAGGGCTGGTTCGGCCGCTTCCTCGTGCCGCTCGGCATCCAGGGCGCGTACTCGCGCCTGGCGATCGTCCTGGTGCTGACCTTCATCGGCCTGCCCTTCATCGTCCGCGCCGTCCAGCCCGTCCTCGCCGACCTGGAGGCCGAGGTGGAGGAGGCGGCGGCCTGCCTCGGCGCGACCCGGCTGCAGACGTTCTGGCGCGTCCTGCTGCCGATCCTGCTGCCCGCCACCGTGACCGGCTTCGCGCTCGCCTTCGCGCGGGGCATCGGCGAGTACGGCTCGGTCGTCTTCGTCTCCGGCAACATGCCCTTCAAGACCGAGATCGCGCCCGTGCTGGTGGTGGCTTCGTTGGAATCGTTCCACTACGCCGACGCCGCCGCCATCGCCGTCGTCATGCTGGCGATGTCGTTCTCGCTGCTGTTCGCCATCAACATCCTCGAAAGGTGGACCAAGCGCCATGGCTACGCCTGATTCCACGGCCGTCCGCCGCGCTCAGGAGGATCCGCAGTTCGTCCAGGGAGTGCTGATCGCCCTCTCCGTCGCGGTCGTCGGCGTCCTGATCGTGGCGCCGATCGTCAACGTCTTCTACGAAGCCCTCGGCAAGGGCCTCACCGCCTACTGGAACGCGCTGGTCAACGACGCCGATACGCTGGCGGCGATCCGCCTGACGCTGATCGTCGCCCCGACGGCGGTGGTCCTCAACGTCGTCTTCGGCGTCGCGGCGGCGTGGGCGATCTCGCGCTTCCGCTTCCGCGGTCGGACCCTGTTCACCGCCTGCATCGACCTGCCGTTCGCGGTGTCGCCGGTGGTCGCCGGCCTGGCGCTGATGCTGATCTTCGGCCTCCAGGGCCTGCTCGGCGAGTGGCTGCGCGCGAACGACCTCAAGGTCGTCTTCGCGACCCCCGGCCTCATCCTCGCCACCGCATTCGTCACCTTTCCGTTCGTCGCCCGCGAGCTGGTGCCGGTGATGGAAGCGATCGGCGCCGAGGAGGAGATCGCCGGCGTGAGCCTCGGGGCGCGCGGCTGGCAGATCTTCCGCCGCATCACGCTCCCGAACATCAAGTACGGCCTGCTCTACGGCGTCATCCTCTGCAACGCACGCGCCATGGGCGAGTTCGGCGCCGTCTACGTGGTCTCCGGCCGCATCACCGGCCAGACCGACACCCTGCCGCTGCGGGTCGAGAAACTGTTCCAGGAGTACAACATGCCGGGCGCCTTCGCCGCCGCCTCGCTGCTGTCGTCGCTCGCCCTGGTGACGCTGGCGGTGAAGACCGGCCTCGAGTGGAAGACCCGGCGCGATCTCGCGGCGCGGGTGCGCGAGGCCACCGACGACGGCGCCGGCGAGCTGGCGACGCCCGGTCAGTCACGACAACTACGGCTCGTGCAACGCGACAACGCGAGCGACGCCACCGGCGCACCGCGCCGAGAGGAGGGAGCCGGCGTGGGCATCTCGGTTCGCAACATCACGAAGAGGTTCGGCGACTTCGTCGCCGTCGACGACGTCAGTCTCGACATTCCGCACGGCTCGCTGGTGGCCCTGCTCGGGCCGTCGGGCTCGGGCAAGACGACGCTGCTGCGGATCATCGCCGGTCTCGAGAGCCCCGACGGGGGAGAGATCCACTACGAGGACGGCGACGCGACCAACCGTTCGCCACGCGATCGCAACGTCGGCTTCGTCTTCCAGCACTACGCGCTGTTCCGCCACATGACGGTGTTCGAGAACATCGCCTTCGGGCTGCGGGTGCGGAAGTGGCCGCGGGAGAAGGTCGAGGCGCGCGTGCACGAGCTGCTGCGCCTGATCCAGCTCGACGGCATCGGCCAGCAGGTGCCGTCGCAGCTCTCCGGCGGCCAGCGGCAGCGCGTCGCGCTGGCCCGCGCCCTCGCCGCCTCGCCGCGCGTGCTGCTGCTCGACGAGCCCTTCGGCGCCCTCGACGCCAAGGTCCGCACCGAGCTGCGGCAGTGGCTGCGCCGACTGCACGACGAGATCCACGTCACCAGCGTCTTCGTCACCCACGACCAGGAGGAGGCCTTCGAGGTCGCCGACCGCGTCGTGGTGATGAACCGCGGCCGCATCGAGCAGGTCGGCACGCCGGAGGAGGTCTTCGAGCGGCCGGCCAACGCCTTCGTCATGGACTTCCTCGGCAACGTCAACGTGTTCCACGGCCGCGTCGAGGGCGGCCGCGCGGTCGCCGGCGGGCTCGAGCTCGCCTTCCCCGAGTACCCGCACGGCGAAGCCAAGCCCGCCACGGTCTACGTGCGGCCGAACGAGCTCGAGATCGACCGCTATGCCAACGGGCCGTCGAGCCTGCGCGCCGAGGTGCTGCGCATCAATCCCGCCGGCATCGGCGTCAAGGTCGAGCTGCTGGTGCGCGACTTCGGCGTGCCGATCAACGTCGTGCTCACCCCGGATCGCCACAGCGAGCTGCGGCTGAGCACCGGCGAATCCGTGTACGTGTTCCCCAAGCGGGTGCGCGTCTTCGTCCAGGACTATTCGATCTGAGGAGGAGGAGAGATGACCAACGCGGTCCGAACGCCACAGGAGGATCCACGCGCCGCGCAGGCGCTCGACAGGGTGCGGGACGCGCTCGCCGAGTTGCGCTACGGCACCGTCACCGTCGTCGTCCAGGACGGCGTCGTGGTGCAGGTCGAGCGCACCGAGAAGGTCCGCCTCGCGCGCCCCTGACGCGACGTGTTTCGTTTCGCCAACCCGACGACGGGAGGCCCCATGCCACCCCTCGCCACTGACCGGATCACCGGAGGTGCGCGCATGACGACCAGGAGAACACCATGCGACTCACCCGGTATCTCGTCATCCTGGCCGCCCTGGCCCTCGCCGGCGCGGCTGGCGCCGCCGGTCCGGCGGCGGAGGAGACGACCCAACAGCGCATCGACCGCCTCGAACGCGAGCTGAAGGAGCTCAAGACCGACACCCAGAAGCTCGACGCCACCAACAAGCAGCTCCGGACCGACACCCGCAAGCTCGAGGTCGCCAACGAGGAGGCGGCCAAGCTCAAGCCGATCGCCGGCTGGGAC
Coding sequences within it:
- a CDS encoding NAD-dependent succinate-semialdehyde dehydrogenase; translated protein: MTDPYTELAIAGAWRAAADGARFAVREPATGAELASVADATVDDALAAVAAAHAAGPGWATAPPRQRSDVLRRAFELMLTRADRLAELIVRENGKPIAEARGEVAYAAEFFRWFSEEAVRLDGRFATAPGGGNRMLVLRQPIGVALLITPWNFPAAMATRKIGPALAAGCTVVLKPATETPLTALAVAAILAEAGAPPGVVNVVPTTRNAAVAAAMLADPRVRKLSFTGSTEVGRLLLAQAAQRVVKCSMELGGNAPFIVFADADLDAAIAGAMIAKMRHNGEACTAANRFYVERAVADEFSDRLARAMGGLAMGNGLDPAVRVGPLVNAETRAKVARLVDAARGAGARVRVGGTAPSGPGFFYPPTVLDRVAPDSPILAEEIFGPVAPVVAFDAEEEAIRLANATEYGLVSYVYTRDLGRALRVAEALEAGMVALNRGIVSDPAAPFGGIKQSGLGREGGPEGILEYTETKYVAVSW
- a CDS encoding sulfate ABC transporter substrate-binding protein, translating into MKTFLAALLLFAAPAFAGDQLLNVSYDPTRELWKAVNARFIPAWQQQTGQTFEIKQSHGGSGSQARAVVDGLEADVVTLAMWPDTEAIRKVGLISDGWESRFPNNSTPYTSTIVFLVRKGNPKGIKDWKDIVKPGVEIVTPNPKTSGNGKLSFLAAWGAVLAGGGSEADAKEFVTKLYQQAPVLDAAARGASVTFAQKGIGDVQLTWENEAHLQLKETPGEFEIIYPSVSFLAEPPVAVVDVNARRHGTTDAATAYLNFLYTPEGQELIAQNFYRPIDQTVAAKYQSTFPAIRFFTVDAVAKGWNDAYAKFFGDGQVFDAIYQQK
- the cysT gene encoding sulfate ABC transporter permease subunit CysT, which codes for MSDVNRRVLPGFGLSLGYASTYMGLLIMLPIAAVLVKSSSLGWEEFVSAAWSSRAQAAYALTLGASFVAALVNIPFGILIAWVLVRYEFPGRRVLDAIIDLPFALPTAVAGLVYSSLYVAKGWFGRFLVPLGIQGAYSRLAIVLVLTFIGLPFIVRAVQPVLADLEAEVEEAAACLGATRLQTFWRVLLPILLPATVTGFALAFARGIGEYGSVVFVSGNMPFKTEIAPVLVVASLESFHYADAAAIAVVMLAMSFSLLFAINILERWTKRHGYA
- the cysW gene encoding sulfate ABC transporter permease subunit CysW, with the translated sequence MATPDSTAVRRAQEDPQFVQGVLIALSVAVVGVLIVAPIVNVFYEALGKGLTAYWNALVNDADTLAAIRLTLIVAPTAVVLNVVFGVAAAWAISRFRFRGRTLFTACIDLPFAVSPVVAGLALMLIFGLQGLLGEWLRANDLKVVFATPGLILATAFVTFPFVARELVPVMEAIGAEEEIAGVSLGARGWQIFRRITLPNIKYGLLYGVILCNARAMGEFGAVYVVSGRITGQTDTLPLRVEKLFQEYNMPGAFAAASLLSSLALVTLAVKTGLEWKTRRDLAARVREATDDGAGELATPGQSRQLRLVQRDNASDATGAPRREEGAGVGISVRNITKRFGDFVAVDDVSLDIPHGSLVALLGPSGSGKTTLLRIIAGLESPDGGEIHYEDGDATNRSPRDRNVGFVFQHYALFRHMTVFENIAFGLRVRKWPREKVEARVHELLRLIQLDGIGQQVPSQLSGGQRQRVALARALAASPRVLLLDEPFGALDAKVRTELRQWLRRLHDEIHVTSVFVTHDQEEAFEVADRVVVMNRGRIEQVGTPEEVFERPANAFVMDFLGNVNVFHGRVEGGRAVAGGLELAFPEYPHGEAKPATVYVRPNELEIDRYANGPSSLRAEVLRINPAGIGVKVELLVRDFGVPINVVLTPDRHSELRLSTGESVYVFPKRVRVFVQDYSI
- a CDS encoding DUF2292 domain-containing protein, giving the protein MTNAVRTPQEDPRAAQALDRVRDALAELRYGTVTVVVQDGVVVQVERTEKVRLARP